A single genomic interval of Cellvibrio sp. PSBB023 harbors:
- the thrC gene encoding threonine synthase — protein sequence MKYISTRGQAPALSFEEVVLTGLAPDGGLYVPETLPKFTKEEIASWAGLSYQELAFNVMKPFVAGAVSDEDFKKIIADAYATFRHDAIAPLVQTGHNEWILELFQGPTLAFKDFALQFLGHLLDHLLKKRNQKVVVMGATSGDTGSAAIEGCRRCDNIDIFIMHPNNRVSNVQRRQMTTVLAPNVFNIALEGNFDDCQNMVKASFGDQSFLPEGRQLVAVNSINWARIMAQIVYYFYAGLALGAPHRPIAFSVPTGNFGDIFAGYLAKQMGLPVDQLVIATNSNDILHRCISSNDHSKHQLQHTLSPSMDIMVSSNFERMLFDLYDRDGNAIRQLMEDFKSGSMTLKESALVRARELFTSHGVSDEVTIDVIRSVFDRTEYLLDPHTAIGVDAARKTRRRQDIPMVVLATAHPAKFPEAVRKAGQDTDPALPHHMQDLFEREERYTVLPQDITKVQQFVAANVRK from the coding sequence GTGAAATACATCAGTACCCGCGGCCAAGCGCCTGCACTTAGCTTTGAAGAAGTTGTACTTACTGGTCTGGCACCAGATGGTGGTTTGTACGTACCGGAAACCTTGCCAAAATTTACTAAAGAGGAAATTGCATCCTGGGCTGGGCTTTCCTATCAGGAGCTGGCATTTAATGTGATGAAGCCTTTTGTGGCTGGCGCTGTGAGCGATGAAGATTTCAAAAAAATTATCGCTGATGCTTATGCAACCTTCCGTCACGATGCCATTGCGCCTCTGGTGCAGACAGGGCATAACGAATGGATTCTGGAATTATTCCAGGGTCCAACGCTCGCATTTAAAGATTTTGCATTGCAGTTCTTAGGTCATTTGCTCGATCACTTATTGAAGAAACGCAACCAAAAAGTGGTAGTGATGGGTGCAACTTCCGGTGATACAGGTTCGGCTGCGATTGAAGGTTGTCGCCGTTGCGATAACATCGATATTTTCATTATGCACCCGAACAATCGCGTGTCGAATGTTCAGCGTCGCCAGATGACTACCGTGCTTGCACCGAATGTATTTAACATTGCACTTGAAGGTAACTTTGATGATTGCCAGAACATGGTGAAAGCCAGTTTCGGTGATCAATCCTTTTTGCCGGAAGGTCGCCAACTGGTAGCGGTAAACTCGATTAACTGGGCGCGTATTATGGCGCAAATCGTGTATTACTTTTACGCCGGTCTGGCATTGGGTGCACCCCATCGCCCAATCGCTTTCTCGGTTCCTACAGGTAACTTCGGCGATATTTTTGCAGGCTATTTGGCGAAACAAATGGGCTTGCCAGTGGATCAATTAGTGATTGCTACTAACAGCAACGATATTTTGCATCGCTGCATTAGCAGTAATGATCACAGCAAGCACCAACTGCAACACACCTTGTCTCCGAGTATGGATATTATGGTGTCGAGTAATTTTGAGCGCATGTTGTTTGATCTGTATGATCGCGATGGCAATGCTATTCGTCAGCTGATGGAGGATTTTAAATCCGGCAGCATGACACTGAAAGAGTCTGCACTGGTGCGCGCACGCGAATTGTTTACCAGCCATGGCGTGAGCGACGAAGTTACTATCGATGTGATTCGTTCAGTGTTTGATCGCACGGAATATTTACTGGATCCGCACACCGCCATCGGTGTGGACGCAGCGCGCAAAACACGCCGCCGTCAGGATATTCCAATGGTAGTGCTTGCGACTGCGCACCCGGCCAAGTTCCCTGAAGCGGTGCGCAAAGCAGGACAGGACACTGACCCTGCATTGCCGCATCACATGCAGGACTTGTTTGAGCGCGAAGAGCGTTACACCGTATTACCGCAGGACATTACCAAGGTGCAGCAATTTGTTGCGGCCAATGTGCGCAAATAA
- a CDS encoding MBL fold metallo-hydrolase, producing MNTFVKVTAWLLGGLTLIVAGVAMVNAQIVASVDGETLVHASQYRDGKFLNTKVFEQPGLLKTLQIAKRYFTEPAQDKVPLKAMPVEKVSRDQLGALSNQGVHFIKLGHSSLLLKVYGEYWLLDPVFSERASPFSFLGPKRFHQAPIGIDELPVIDKVLISHNHYDHLDKASIKKLVAKTKQFLVPLGVEVDLQKWGVSADAIVRFDWWQELQTDNALIAFAPTQHFSGRGIGDGNTTLWGSWVIKTAAGSIYFSGDSGYFDGFKQIGAAYGPFDVAFIETGAYDNDWADIHMTPEQSVQAHVDVKGQVMVPVHNGTFDLAFHSWYDPLLRVSAAARQANAVLLTPIFGQPISLATLKQHVAVNTEWWHSLMPEPYAVVPAQ from the coding sequence ATGAATACATTCGTAAAGGTCACGGCCTGGTTGCTGGGTGGCCTCACATTAATAGTCGCAGGAGTTGCAATGGTGAATGCGCAAATAGTGGCAAGTGTTGATGGGGAAACATTGGTTCATGCGAGCCAGTATCGCGATGGTAAGTTTCTAAATACCAAGGTGTTTGAACAACCCGGGTTGCTAAAAACCTTGCAAATTGCCAAGCGTTATTTCACTGAGCCTGCTCAGGATAAGGTGCCACTGAAGGCAATGCCGGTGGAAAAGGTCAGCCGGGATCAATTGGGTGCATTGTCTAATCAAGGTGTGCATTTTATAAAGCTGGGGCACTCGTCGCTGTTGTTAAAAGTCTATGGCGAATACTGGTTGCTTGACCCGGTATTTTCCGAGCGTGCATCGCCGTTTTCATTCTTGGGTCCCAAGCGTTTTCATCAAGCACCTATCGGGATTGATGAATTGCCAGTGATCGATAAAGTGCTGATCTCCCACAATCACTATGATCATTTGGATAAAGCCAGCATCAAAAAATTGGTGGCAAAAACCAAACAATTTTTGGTGCCTTTGGGTGTGGAAGTGGATTTGCAAAAATGGGGTGTATCGGCTGATGCCATTGTACGTTTTGATTGGTGGCAAGAGTTGCAAACCGATAATGCACTGATTGCTTTCGCGCCAACCCAGCATTTTTCCGGGCGTGGAATTGGCGATGGTAATACGACGTTGTGGGGGTCCTGGGTGATTAAAACAGCGGCGGGTTCGATCTATTTTAGTGGTGACTCAGGTTATTTTGATGGCTTTAAACAGATTGGTGCCGCTTATGGGCCTTTTGATGTTGCATTTATCGAAACGGGTGCCTATGACAATGATTGGGCTGATATTCATATGACGCCCGAGCAAAGTGTACAGGCACATGTGGATGTGAAAGGGCAGGTGATGGTTCCGGTGCACAATGGGACTTTTGATTTGGCATTCCACAGTTGGTATGACCCTTTGCTGCGTGTCAGTGCGGCAGCGCGCCAAGCCAATGCAGTGCTATTAACCCCCATCTTTGGTCAGCCGATTTCCCTGGCTACATTAAAACAGCATGTGGCTGTTAATACCGAATGGTGGCACTCGCTGATGCCGGAACCTTATGCTGTGGTGCCTGCGCAATAA
- a CDS encoding homoserine dehydrogenase, which translates to MKPVRIGICGLGTVGSGTVNILTRNKALIDARAGCDITIVQIGARRDNPNCDTSAYNVTRDVFDVANNPDVDVLVEVMGGTTVAKDLIFKAIENGKHIITANKALIAHHGNEIFAAAKAKGVTVAFEAAVAGGIPIIKAIREGLAANKIEWLAGIINGTGNFILTEMRDKGRSFDDVLAEAQALGYAEADPTFDVEGIDAAHKLVILASLAFGIPLAIDKVFTEGITKIATEDVTYAEELGYRIKNLGIARRTDKGIELRVHPTLIPEKRLIANVDGVMNAVLVKGDAVGATMYYGAGAGAEPTGSSIVGDIVDVARTLTALPEHRVSYLGFGSDFVSAQPILPIEEVETANYLRMSAQDKPGVLSKIATILSDSGISIEAMIQREAKEGESTVPLILLTNKVQDKKLTAAIRSIEALDSVTGAVQRIRVEALK; encoded by the coding sequence TTGAAACCGGTAAGAATTGGCATCTGCGGTCTGGGCACCGTGGGCAGTGGTACAGTAAATATTCTCACGCGCAATAAAGCGCTGATTGATGCCCGTGCCGGTTGCGACATTACCATCGTACAAATTGGTGCACGCCGCGATAATCCTAATTGCGATACATCGGCATACAATGTAACGCGCGATGTATTTGATGTTGCCAATAACCCTGATGTGGATGTGTTGGTTGAGGTCATGGGCGGCACTACCGTCGCAAAAGATCTGATCTTTAAGGCTATTGAAAACGGCAAACACATCATTACTGCAAACAAAGCGCTCATTGCCCATCATGGCAATGAAATTTTTGCTGCTGCAAAAGCCAAGGGTGTCACCGTTGCGTTTGAAGCGGCAGTGGCGGGTGGCATTCCCATTATTAAGGCGATTCGTGAAGGTTTGGCTGCTAATAAAATTGAATGGTTGGCGGGTATTATTAATGGTACCGGCAACTTTATTCTTACGGAAATGCGCGATAAGGGCCGTTCATTTGACGATGTTCTCGCTGAAGCTCAGGCATTGGGTTACGCTGAAGCTGATCCGACCTTTGATGTTGAGGGTATTGATGCGGCGCATAAGTTGGTCATTCTGGCGTCGCTTGCATTTGGGATTCCTTTGGCAATTGATAAGGTGTTCACTGAAGGAATTACCAAGATTGCCACGGAAGATGTGACCTATGCAGAAGAGCTTGGTTATCGCATTAAGAACCTTGGCATTGCGCGCCGTACTGACAAGGGAATCGAATTGCGTGTTCATCCTACGCTGATTCCGGAGAAGCGCTTGATTGCCAATGTTGATGGCGTCATGAATGCCGTACTGGTAAAAGGCGATGCAGTTGGCGCAACCATGTACTATGGTGCTGGAGCAGGTGCTGAACCAACGGGTTCGTCAATTGTGGGCGATATTGTCGATGTGGCGCGTACGCTGACCGCATTGCCCGAGCATCGTGTTTCTTATCTTGGCTTCGGTTCTGATTTTGTATCAGCGCAGCCCATTCTGCCTATTGAAGAGGTGGAAACCGCTAACTACCTGCGCATGTCTGCACAGGATAAGCCCGGTGTCTTGTCAAAAATTGCGACTATTTTGAGTGATTCGGGCATTAGTATTGAAGCAATGATTCAACGTGAAGCAAAAGAGGGCGAGTCTACGGTACCGCTCATCTTGTTGACCAATAAAGTGCAGGACAAAAAGCTCACCGCCGCGATTCGCAGTATTGAGGCGTTGGACTCAGTTACCGGTGCGGTACAGCGTATCCGTGTTGAAGCATTGAAATAA
- the recJ gene encoding single-stranded-DNA-specific exonuclease RecJ, which produces MQKAIRRRVLSTAFEITSPIHPLLQRIYAARGVQSERELQYPLLNLHKPNFKGLPEAVSILADAVVAQAKIMIVGDFDADGATSSALAVLALKAMGVTDVDFLVPNRFEYGYGLTPEIVAVAAAQQPDIIITVDNGISSIEGVNAARELGIAVIVTDHHLPGAELPDADAIVNPNQPGCEFPSKNLAGVGVIFYVMNALRAELRQMGWFDESGITEPNMASFLDLVALGTVADVVPLDYNNRILVAQGLQRIRAGVCRPGIKAMLEVAGKQAHKLVANDFGFALGPRLNAAGRLDDMSLGIQCLMCESEQLAREMAAQLDELNRDRKAIETGMQQEAMAMLQKTLHADAASLPWGLCLFDETWHQGVIGILASRIKDKYHRPTIVFADVGDGQIKGSARSVPGFHIRDALDAVAARHPQLLQKFGGHAMAAGMSLLRENFDSFSQAFDEEVRRQLNDDDLQAVVVSDGELAAQDFSLQLASQLRDAGPWGQHFPEPTFDGEFYLLQQKLVGTNHLKMTLSIDAQGQQLIDAIAFNIDPSLWPNTQLQKIRAAFKLDINEFRGNTSVQLLVDYLEPVI; this is translated from the coding sequence ATGCAAAAAGCTATTCGTCGTCGAGTGTTATCGACTGCCTTTGAAATTACTTCGCCGATACACCCTTTATTGCAGCGTATTTATGCGGCGCGCGGGGTGCAGAGTGAACGAGAACTGCAGTATCCATTGCTCAATTTACATAAGCCGAATTTTAAAGGATTGCCAGAGGCGGTGAGCATTTTGGCGGATGCTGTTGTGGCACAAGCCAAAATAATGATTGTGGGCGACTTTGATGCTGATGGCGCCACGAGCAGTGCATTAGCTGTATTGGCACTAAAAGCGATGGGTGTAACGGATGTGGATTTCCTTGTGCCTAATCGTTTTGAATATGGCTATGGTTTAACGCCAGAAATTGTTGCGGTAGCTGCAGCCCAGCAGCCAGATATTATTATCACGGTTGATAATGGCATTTCCAGCATTGAGGGCGTGAATGCTGCGCGTGAGTTGGGTATTGCCGTTATTGTTACCGACCACCATTTACCGGGCGCTGAATTACCCGATGCCGATGCAATCGTGAATCCCAATCAGCCTGGTTGCGAGTTTCCCAGCAAAAACCTTGCGGGTGTTGGTGTTATTTTTTATGTCATGAACGCCTTGCGCGCAGAGTTGCGGCAAATGGGTTGGTTTGACGAAAGCGGAATTACTGAACCGAATATGGCCAGTTTTTTGGACTTGGTTGCGTTGGGCACAGTCGCTGATGTGGTGCCTTTGGACTATAACAATCGTATTCTGGTTGCCCAAGGTTTACAGCGTATTCGAGCGGGCGTCTGTCGCCCAGGCATAAAAGCAATGCTGGAAGTCGCCGGTAAACAAGCGCATAAGTTGGTTGCCAATGATTTTGGTTTTGCATTGGGGCCAAGGTTGAATGCAGCAGGGCGCTTGGATGATATGTCGCTGGGTATTCAATGTTTGATGTGTGAGAGCGAGCAACTTGCGCGTGAAATGGCGGCGCAGTTAGATGAATTAAATCGCGACCGCAAAGCAATCGAAACTGGCATGCAGCAGGAAGCTATGGCGATGCTGCAAAAAACCTTACATGCAGATGCAGCGAGTTTGCCTTGGGGTTTATGTTTGTTTGATGAAACCTGGCACCAGGGTGTTATTGGTATTTTGGCCTCGCGGATTAAAGATAAATATCATCGTCCCACTATTGTGTTTGCCGATGTGGGTGATGGGCAGATTAAAGGTTCCGCACGCTCGGTACCCGGTTTCCATATTCGCGATGCGTTGGATGCAGTTGCTGCCCGCCATCCGCAGTTGCTGCAAAAATTTGGTGGACATGCAATGGCCGCTGGTATGAGTTTGCTGCGTGAAAACTTTGATAGTTTCTCGCAAGCGTTTGATGAAGAGGTTCGCCGGCAATTGAATGACGACGACTTGCAAGCGGTTGTTGTCAGTGATGGCGAGTTGGCAGCGCAAGACTTTTCCCTGCAACTGGCTAGCCAGTTGCGCGATGCAGGCCCATGGGGTCAGCATTTTCCAGAGCCTACGTTTGATGGTGAGTTTTATTTATTGCAACAAAAACTGGTTGGCACCAATCATTTAAAAATGACATTGTCTATTGATGCACAAGGCCAACAGCTAATCGATGCAATCGCATTTAATATAGATCCATCACTCTGGCCTAATACGCAATTACAAAAAATACGCGCCGCCTTTAAATTGGATATTAATGAGTTTCGTGGCAATACCAGCGTACAACTGTTGGTGGATTATCTTGAGCCTGTTATTTAG
- a CDS encoding DsbC family protein, with the protein MIKIVKKLGFIALASFSASAFMVTPFAAAQGDLLKRKTAEETILEKLRQARPDINFGTPRPAVIKGLYQVQVPGGPLLFVTPEGDKFIAGEVFGIDATGFSKIEDPYVIEERKKALASLNSKDSINFKPKGKAKAVVYVFTDIDCGYCRKLHSQMHTYNEGGQEKPGYNDLGIEIRYLAYPRAGIPSPSADKLISTWCAKDKQEAMTKLKAGQTVANATCDNPVAKQFQLGGQLGVNGTPALFLPDGKLMPGYLPPEELAKTLGI; encoded by the coding sequence ATGATAAAAATAGTAAAGAAACTCGGCTTTATTGCCTTGGCTAGCTTTTCGGCAAGTGCCTTTATGGTAACTCCCTTTGCTGCAGCTCAAGGTGATCTGTTAAAGCGCAAAACAGCAGAAGAAACCATTTTAGAAAAGTTGCGCCAAGCGCGTCCGGATATTAATTTCGGCACCCCGCGCCCCGCTGTGATTAAGGGTCTCTATCAGGTTCAGGTTCCCGGCGGCCCCTTGCTGTTTGTAACGCCGGAGGGCGATAAATTCATTGCGGGCGAAGTATTTGGGATTGATGCAACAGGATTTTCAAAAATTGAAGATCCTTATGTGATTGAGGAGCGTAAAAAAGCACTGGCCAGCCTGAATTCAAAAGACAGCATTAACTTCAAGCCCAAGGGTAAAGCCAAGGCTGTTGTTTATGTTTTCACTGATATTGATTGCGGCTATTGCCGTAAATTGCACAGCCAAATGCATACATACAATGAAGGAGGTCAGGAAAAGCCGGGCTATAACGATTTGGGTATAGAAATACGCTACTTGGCATATCCTCGTGCCGGTATTCCCAGTCCATCGGCAGATAAGCTGATTTCTACCTGGTGTGCCAAAGACAAGCAGGAGGCTATGACCAAACTGAAAGCGGGTCAGACGGTAGCTAATGCGACCTGTGATAATCCGGTAGCCAAACAATTCCAATTGGGTGGGCAGTTGGGGGTTAATGGAACGCCCGCATTGTTCCTGCCAGATGGCAAGTTAATGCCTGGCTATTTGCCGCCGGAAGAGCTGGCAAAAACCCTCGGTATTTAA
- a CDS encoding TetR/AcrR family transcriptional regulator yields MKLTDQKRRQILDAAEELFHSMGVEHTSMDQLALQAKVSKRTVYNHFATKDQLFQAILQRMFDKLSQASEIRFDASLPIDQQLYKIAEDEVSMLGSDAFLRVAKIAIMQVMQRPELAQLMNDSALGCKRYMESFLQDACTAGALQIADIPFASKQFVYQLKSFVFYPTLFGLEKQTAATQRHIINEAVAMFLARYRPAK; encoded by the coding sequence ATGAAACTGACCGACCAAAAAAGAAGGCAAATACTGGATGCTGCCGAAGAGCTCTTCCACAGCATGGGGGTAGAACACACCAGCATGGATCAGTTAGCACTGCAGGCCAAGGTGTCAAAACGCACGGTTTACAACCACTTTGCCACCAAGGATCAGTTGTTCCAGGCCATCCTGCAACGCATGTTTGACAAGCTGTCCCAAGCCAGTGAAATCCGCTTCGATGCCTCACTTCCGATCGACCAGCAACTGTATAAGATTGCAGAAGATGAAGTTTCCATGCTCGGTTCAGATGCTTTTTTGCGCGTGGCTAAAATTGCCATAATGCAAGTAATGCAACGCCCTGAACTGGCGCAACTGATGAATGACAGTGCACTGGGCTGCAAGCGCTACATGGAAAGTTTCCTGCAGGATGCTTGCACCGCCGGTGCCCTACAAATTGCCGACATACCTTTTGCCAGCAAACAGTTTGTCTACCAGCTCAAATCCTTTGTGTTTTACCCCACCTTGTTTGGTTTGGAAAAACAAACTGCCGCCACACAAAGACACATCATCAACGAAGCCGTGGCCATGTTTCTCGCGCGCTATCGGCCTGCTAAATAA
- a CDS encoding DUF3325 domain-containing protein: MFFAFTLSYLSCLGLCMAMQRHFQQLWPQKKLSPPLARLFSTSGWLLLLGAIILASQFEGIAVGLVFSAGLFSAAAFILILLLNFAARAVLITAALLILLCVVLLV, from the coding sequence ATGTTTTTCGCGTTTACCCTAAGCTACCTGAGCTGCCTTGGTTTATGCATGGCAATGCAGCGTCACTTTCAACAACTTTGGCCGCAAAAAAAATTATCGCCGCCATTGGCGCGACTATTTTCTACCAGCGGTTGGTTACTGCTCCTCGGCGCTATCATTCTAGCCTCACAATTTGAGGGAATTGCTGTCGGCCTGGTATTCAGTGCCGGGCTATTCTCCGCTGCGGCTTTTATACTTATCCTGCTATTAAATTTTGCTGCACGCGCTGTATTAATCACTGCCGCACTGCTCATCCTGCTGTGTGTAGTGCTCTTGGTGTGA